From a single Rhinolophus ferrumequinum isolate MPI-CBG mRhiFer1 chromosome 15, mRhiFer1_v1.p, whole genome shotgun sequence genomic region:
- the LOC117035442 gene encoding LOW QUALITY PROTEIN: olfactory receptor 13H1-like (The sequence of the model RefSeq protein was modified relative to this genomic sequence to represent the inferred CDS: inserted 1 base in 1 codon), protein MGRQNSLEEVFFILLGLSQYPRVQTTFFCLFLMFYVFTLLRNSLILLLICSDPRLHMPMYFFLSNLSFLDMCYTTSSVPQILVNSLVTSPVISLGQCVAQMARGLDLGVVERLLLAAMAYDRCVAIGDPXRYSVRMGPCMCCLLAGTLWTAALLLTVVLVLTMPLEFCGHHVINHFSCELLALLKLTCSDLHFYESLMVGPGALSLLAPCAFIVASYGRILVVVLQMHSAEGPGKGFSTCGSHLTVVALFCGMAISMYMMPQDKTMSDRNKIVSMSYESSPLC, encoded by the exons CCCACGGGTGCAGACCACCTTCTTCTGCCTGTTCCTCATGTTCTACGTCTTCACACTTTTGAGGAACAGCCTCATCCTGCTCCTGATCTGCTCTGACCCCCGGCTCCACAtgcccatgtacttcttcctcagcAACCTCTCCTTCCTGGACATGTGCTACACCACATCCAGTGTGCCCCAGATACTTGTCAACTCCTTGGTGACCAGTCCCGTCATCTCACTAGGACAGTGCGTGGCCCAGATGGCCAGGGGACTTGATCTGGGTGTTGTGGAACGCCTCCTGCTGGCCGCCATGGCTTATGATCGCTGTGTGGCCATTGGTGACC TGCGCTACTCTGTGCGCATGGGGCCCTGCATGTGCTGCCTGTTGGCTGGGACCTTGTGGACTGCTGCCCTCCTGCTGACTGTGGTCCTCGTGCTGACCATGCCCTTGGAGTTCTGTGGCCACCATGTCATCAACCATTTCTCGTGTGAGCTCCTGGCCCTGCTCAAGCTCACTTGCTCTGACCTGCACTTCTACGAATCGCTCATGGTAGGCCCCGGTGCCCTGAGCCTGCTGGCTCCCTGTGCCTTCATCGTGGCCTCCTACGGAAGGATCCTGGTGGTCGTGCTGCAGATGCACTCCGCGGAGGGCCCTGGCAAGGGCTTCTCCACGTGTGGCTCTCACCTCACTGTGGTGGCCCTCTTCTGTGGCATGGCCATCTCCATGTATATGATGCCTCAAGACAAGACCATGAGTGATAGAAACAAGATCGTTTCCATGTCCTACGAGTCCTCACCCCTATGCTGA